The Deinococcus sp. KSM4-11 sequence GTGTCCGCCCGTGGGCACCTGGGCGCCCTGCCTGCGGCGGAGGCGGCCGAGGCGGTGCTCCGCAAGGCCCTGTCGCTGGGCGGCGTGACGCTGGTGACGTCCATTCCGGACGGCCCACTCACCCTGAACGCGGTTGGCTCCAGCGGTGCCGTCGTGCCCGAGGTCAGTCCAGGGTCGCCACTGTGGGAGGCCCACCTGTCGCAACAGGCGACGTTCATGAATGGCGGCAGTGCCCCAGCCGCGACCCTGACGCTGGGCGGGCGTCCCACGGCCTGGGCCATGCTGCCCCTGCACGTGCCCGGTGACGCCCGGTTCAGCCTGCTGGTGCTGGGATCCGAAGCGACCGGTCAACGCTGGGGCGTTCAGGAACGGCAGCTCCTCACGGCGGCGGCGCGCGCCATCCGCTCCGCGACCGAGCGGCACCTGCACGTCACCACGCTGGACACCCTTGCCAACCACGATGTCCTGACCGGTTGCCTGAACCGCCGCGCCTTCACACGTACCCTCAAGCAGCTCGACAGCACCCCGGCGCACCGGGGCTACGGCCTGGCCGTGATGGATCTGGACGGCTTCAAACGCCTCAACGACCGCGCCGGGCACGCCCAGGGAGACGAGGTGCTGCGGATCTTCGCCGGCGTGGTTCGCCAGACCTTCTTTGCACGTGATTCCCTGTACCGGTTGGGTGGGGACGAGTTCGCGCTGATCCTCCGCGACGTTCCCATGGAAGACCTGGCCACCCTGACAGCAAAGGTGAGTGCCCTGCCGGGCGCTGAAGTCGTGATGGCCAGGGAGGCCGTCGGGGTGAGTGTGGGGGTGGCACATGCCAGTGAAGCCCAGACGGCCGCCGAGGTGCTGGCCCTGGCCGATCAGCGGATGTACGCGAACAAGCGTGGAAAGACCGGGGGTGCCCTGCACAGCACCCGCCAGCCGCAGGCCTGACCTGCCGGTGATCGGCAGCATGGCTGACGCAACCTGCTCGAGGTGTCAGGAGGGCTGACTCACAGCGGTATGTAATCGATCTCCATGAAGTCCTCGACCTCCGACTGCCAGCGCTCGCGGACGAACTGCTCGTGCACCGGATGGACGTTATAGGCGTCGTAGGCGGCCTGATCGTCGAATTCCATGGAGAAGCCGAACTGGAAGCTGTTCTTCGGGCTGACCTGCCGCAGCTGCTCGAAGCGCTGAACCGTGGGCAGGTCGGCCAGCGCCCGTCCACCCTGCAGGAAGGACTGCTCCTCGACAGAACCGGGGGCATGCTTCAGCCTGAACACGACAGTATGGCGAATCATCGCCCTCAGTGTGCCGCGTTCGGGTAGCGGTATGCCGGGCGTTGCCTATCGGTGGCACGGAAACGCCCCACCTGAGATGCAACGACCGCTGCGACACCAGGCCTGATCCCGACACCACCGGCCATGCGCCCTTGATCGAAGATAAATTCATGGCGACAACTGAGGCCACGGACGCTAAGCTGCGCCAAGACCGTGAGCCACGCTGCCCCTCCTCCTCTCCTCCCCGACGAGGTGTTCCCTGGGAACAGCGAACTGGCCACGCGCATGCGCGGACACGACTGGGCGGCCACGCCCCTTGGCCCCGTAGACACCTGGCCCCAGAGTCTCCAGACCATGGTCGGCGTGGTGCTGTCCAGTCCGATTCCCATGATCCTGCTGTGGGGCGACGCCCTCGTGCAGCTCTACAACGACGCGTACCGGGACGTGATGGGCACCAAGCATCCGGGCGGCCTGGGACAGCCGAACTTCGAGTGCTGGCCCGAGGTGTGGGACTTCACCGGTCCCATCTACCAGGGCGTGATGGAACGCGGGGAGACCTTTACCTTCACGGATCAGGCCCTGCTGCTCTCCCGCTACGGTGTTCCGGATCTGGGATACTTCACGCTGACCTACACGCCAGTGCGCGACGGACAGCGCGGGGTGCGCGGGATTCTCGTGACTGTCCTCGAGACGACCGACCGGGTGCAGGCGCTGGCGACATTGGAGGCCCAGAATGCTGAACTCGCCACGCAGAACACCGATCTGCTGGCCCGGACGAGGGCGCTGGAGGGCATTGCCGAGTTGTTCCGGGATCTCGCGCTGGAGAGCGACCGGGATTCCCTGATCCGCCGCGCGCAGACCATGGTGCTGTCGCTGCTCCCGCCCGGATACGCGGCGTTCTGGGAGATCCAGGGCCCACGCTGGCACGCCACCGTCCAGGTCGGCGACGTCGGGAACCCGGCCCTTCAGGTGGCCATCGACGCTGGCCTGCCTGTTGGCGAGACCTACACCCTGGACACTCCGTATGAAACGAGGGAACCATTGTTCCAGGACGTCTACCCACAGGGCCTGGACACTGCGCCGGACGTCGTGAGCCACGTGAATGCCGTGGCGACCCTGCCGGTGATCGTGAACGGCGTGGTCATCGGGGTCTTCAATGTGCCGCTGTTCCACGAGCGGCGCTGGAGTGATGGCGACCGGGCCGCGCTGGTCACCACGGTGCGCAGCCTCGGCCTCGTAATTGAGGGATCGCAGGGGGTCGCCGAACTCGCCGAGGAGCGGCGCAAGTTGCGGGTCGCCAACGAGGATCTTGAAGCGTTCTCCTACAGCGTGTCGCACGATCTGCGGACGCCCATCCGGCACATCCTGGGCTTCGTCGACCTGCTGCGCAGATCCCTGGGCGCGGGCATCACGGCCAAGACCGCGCGTCATCTGGACGTGATCCACCAGGCCGGGCACCGCATGGACGACCTGATCGAGGCGCTGCTGGCCCTGTCGCAGGTGTCGCGCCAGCCCCTACAGCGCAACGACGTGAATCTAGCGGACGTGGTGGCACAGGTACAAGACGAGTTGCAGCCGGATCTGGCCGGCCGGGAAGTGCTGTGGGAGGTGGCCCCCCTGCCGACCGTCACGGGAGATGAAGGAACGCTGCGGCAGGTCATGATGAACCTGCTGTCCAACGCCGTGAAATACAGCCGCCTGCAGGGCACGGCCGTCATCCGCGTCTGGGCGGAGGATCGCCCGCAGGAATGGGCCATCTTCGTGCACGACAACGGTGTCGGATTCGACGAGACCTACGCGGACAAGCTGTTCGGCGTGTTCAAACGCCTTCACCGCGCCGATGAGTTCGAGGGCACGGGCGTGGGGCTCGCGAACGTCCGCCGGATCATTCAGCGCCACGGGGGCGAGGTCATGGCGTCAAGTCGACCCGGCGATGGCGCGACTCTAGGCTTCACCCTGCCGAAATCCTTCTGAACGTGGCAGGCGACGCCCCTGACAGACGCAAATCTACGGACTGTTGGTGGAACTGATGTTCCACCAAATCCCGAACACAAAGCACAGACTGACTCTGCTCATGTGACTTGCATTAATTTTCGCTCAATCCTGCGCTAGCCTCTGGCATGTCTGGCGACCTCCCCCCTCTCTCCGTCATGCGTCCAGGACGTCCGCTGCGTGTGCTGCTGGTGGACGACACCCCGGCCGACCGTGAACTGGCACGCGAGGCCTTCGGCGATCACGAACAGAACGTCATTGTCGATACCTGCGCCTCCGGAGACCGGGCCCTCGCCTTCCTGCGCGCCCCTGGCACCACGCTGCCCGATGTGATGCTGCTCGATCTCAACATGCCCGGACTGACTGGCTTCGAGGTGCTCGCGCAGCTCAAGGACGACCCCCACCTCCGTGTGATCCCAGTCGTGATCCTCAGCAGCTCGGCCGTCACCAGCGATATCGACCGGGCGTACACCCTGCATGCCAGTTCCTACCTGATCAAGGAGCTGAACTTCGAGCGCTTCGTGAACCAGATCGACGCCTTCGTCCGGTTCTGGCTCCGGTGCTGCACGACGACCCGTCCTGATCGGCCTGCCTGAAAACACCGACGCCCCTGTTCGGTTCGTAACTCTAATGCCCTGCACCGACGATTACAGACACGTTGGGAGGGTTCCCACCATCTCCACGGCCCAGGTCGGGATGATGAAAGGGTTCCACGATAGGCAATCTACCTACCGTCAGCAGTCCGTTCTGGAGGTTTCGCATGATGGAAGACACCACGCCGCTGGGGAAGTCCGTCGAAGAGATCGAGCAGGAGTCCGGCAACCTCACGCCCGACCATCAGGATCGCCACCAGCAGCCAGTGGTCGGTGTGATGATTCCCCCGACCGGCCTGGGTGGCGCTGGAGGAACGGCGACCGGGACCGGAATGGGAATTCCCATGATGCCGACCCTGGGTGACCGGCCGCCCAAGGACGAGGAGTCAAAGACCTGAACCGTTGACCGCTTCGGGAGCAGTCCGCCCGCCGCCCGTGTGAATTGGGCGGATGTGCTGCCCGTTACCGCCCGCCGAAACCGCCTGACGTGATGCCCTGAATAAACGAGCGGTTCCCGATGGCAAACACGACGAAGATGGGCAGGATCGCCAGAACGCTGCCGGTCATCAACAGGGCCCAGTCGGTGTTGTACTGCCCGCGCAGACCGGCGAGGCCTACGGTCAGGGTCTGCATCTGCGGTTTGGTGGTGGTGATCAGTGGCCACAGGAAGTTGTTCCACTGGGCGATGAACGTGAAGATGCCCAGCGCCCCCAGCGCCGGCCGGGCCAGCGGAACCATGATCCGCCAGAAGGTCTGGGCGTAGCTCGCGCCGTCGATGCGGGCGGCTTCTTCCAGTTCTTTCGGCACTGTCAGGAACGACTGGCGCAGCAGGAAGGTGCCGAAGGAACTGAAGGCGAAGGGCAGGATCAGCGCCGCGTACGTATCGATCCAGCCGAGGTTGCGCACCAGGATGAAGTTGGGGATCAGGGTCACCTGCGACGGCACCATCAGCGCGCTGAGGTACAGCAGGAACAGGACTTCGCGGCCCCTGAAGCGCAACCGCGCGAAGGCGTAGGCGGCCATGCTGCACACCAGCAGTTGCAGCGCCGTCACCGCGAGCGAGACCAGCAGGCTGTTGAGCATCAGCCGGCCGAAGGGAATCAGCGTGAAGATGCGGGTGTAGTTGGGCCACTGGGCATGCTCGGGCAGCAGCGCCGGCGGGTACCGGAAGATCTCGGTGGGCACCTTGAGGCTGCTGGAGATCATCCACAGGAAGGGCGCGCACATGCTCAGCGCGCCGGCGAGCAGGGCGAGAAAGACCAGCCAGTCGATCACGGGTGATCGACTGCGGCGCCGACTGGGCTGGCGGACGGTCTCCTCGGCGGAGCGGCGCAGGGCCTCGGTCACGGCTTCACCTCAGTCATAGTGCACCCAGCGATTTTGCAGGCGGTACTGGATCAGGGTGAAGGTCAGGATGATCGCGAACAGGATCATGGCGGCGGCGCTGGCGTAGCCCATGCGGTAGAACTGGAAGGCGTTCTGGTACACGTAGTACACGATGGTGTTGGTGGCGTTTGCCGGGCCGCCCTGGGTCATCACGAAGGCCAGGTCGAACACCTGGAACGAGCCGATCAGGCTGACGATGGTCACGAAGAAGGTGGTGGGCGACAGCAGCGGCAGGGTGATATAGCGGTGCTTCTTCCAACCAACCGCGCCGTCGATCTCGCCCGCCTCGTAGGCGTCGCGCGAGATGCCCTGGAGTCCGGCCAGAAACAGCACCATCGAGTAGCCCAGGCCCTGCCAGATCGCCACGATGATCAGCGCCGGCAGGGCGTACCGCGACGAGTTCAGCCAGCCGGGCAGATCCTGCACGCCCAGTCGGCTGAGCAGCGCGTTGAGGATGCCGAAGTTAGAGTTGAAAATCCACGACCAGATCAACGCGACCGCCACTGTCGAGGACACGACCGGCAGGAAGTAGATCACCCGCAGGGCGTTCTGGCCCCACACCCCCCGGTTGAGGAGCAGCGCCACGATAAAGGCCAGCGCCATCTGGATCGGAACCGTCCACACGACGTACAGCGCGGTGTTGCCCAGCACCTTGTGGAACAGCTTGTCCTCGAACAGCAGCTGCCGGTAGTTCTCAAAGCCCGCGAAGTGCGGCGCGGTGAACAGGTCCCACGACGTGAACGAGATTCCGAAGGCGGCCAGCACCGGCAGCAGCACGAACACGGCGAACAGCACCAGGCTGGGCGCCAGGAACAGCCACGCGCTGCGCGCCTCGGCGCGGGCCATGCGGCTCATACGAAACTCGGGTGAGCCGAGCGGAGCTTGCACAAAAAGAAGACGGAACCGGCTGGGCGGAACGACACGCCGAGCTGTCCACAGCAGATCCTAGAATGGCGGAGGTTCCAGTTCACGCGCCGTCGATCCCGAAGATGTGCGCGGCGTTCTTGTAGAAGATGCGCTCCTGGTCGTCCGCACTCAGGCCCATCGCGTCGAAGGCCGCTTTCCACCGGGCCACGTCACCAGCGATGCGGTTCAGATCGCTGTCTGAGCCGTACACCAGTTTGCGCGGCGAGATCTCCTTGCCGATGTACCCGCCCTCGACGATGTGATGGTGAACCACGTCGCCGCCGCTCACGTCGAAGTACAGCCGGGGCCGCCAGCGGGCGATGGCGCAGGCCGTACGGTAGTCCGGCCAGCCCAGGTGCGCGCCAATGATGAACATCTCCGGAAAGTAAAAGGCGATGGTGTCGAGGTAGATGGGCTGCATGCGGGCGCTGGAAAAGCCGTAGGGCCGCGTGCGGATCTGCCGGCCGAGCTGCTGGACGAGGGCTTCCTCCGCCGCACCCTCCGGCGGGGCCTTCCACGCGTCTTCCTGCGCGCCCATCAGGTAATCCACCGGCCCACCCAGGATGCCGGTGTGGAACAGCATCCGCAGGCCGCGTGCCTGGGCCTGTTCGTAGTAGGGGTAGTACGCCTCATCGTCGTAGTTCTTCGAGACGCCGATGACCTTGATGCCGTGGAAGCCGCGCTGGTAGAAGTCCTCCACCAGGGATGGCGGGTCGCGGTCGAGGTCGAGGCGGCCCATGGCGATGACCAGATCCGGGCGCTGTTCGAGCGCGCGGGCCAGCGCGTCGTTGCCCCGGCCGGGGTTGGCGAGCAGGCCGATCTTCACGATTCCCACCTGCTCGCAGACCTCGGCCATCTCCTCCAGGAAGCCGTCCTCGGCGCCACGGGTGGTCAGGCGATCCCAGTGGCCGTAATGCACGTGTGCGTCGATGATCTTCAAAATTCCTCCGGGGCCCTGGACAGGAGCTCATGCCCGTCCAGGGCCGCTCAGCCCATCACTTCAGCAGCTGGTCGACGTCCGGCGCGATCTTGCTCAGGGCCGCCTGGGCGGTGCTCTCGCCGTTCCACACGGTGTCGAGGGCCGGGTTCAGCAGCGTGTTGCTGATCTGCACGTATTTGGCGAAGTTCGGATACACGCCCTGGCGGTTGCTCTCGGCCAGGAAGACGTTCTCGAAGGGCACGTTGAAGGCGCCGGTGACGGTCTTGTTGAGGTTCATGGCCGGCACCGCTCCGCCGCCCTTGGCGAAGATGGTCTGGCCCTGCGCGCCGGCGAGGTACTGCAGGAATGTCCACGCTTCGGCCTTGTGCTGGGTGTTGGCATTGATGCCGAAGCCCGCGCCGCCCACGGTGTTGGCCCGTACGCCGGTCGGCCCGGCGGGCAGAGGCGCGACCGCCCATTTGAAGGGCGCGGACTTGAAGGTCGTGAGTCGCGCGGCGTTGGTCATGACCATGGCCGCCTGCCCGCTGCTGAACAGCTGGGTGCTGTCCCCGATCTGCGCCATCTCCTGGAAGGCGGGCGCGACCTTGTCCTTGTTGATCAGGTCTGCGATGAACTGGATGGCCGCCGTCCCCTTGGCGTCGTTCAGCATGAACTTGGTGGGGTTCAGCGGGTCGTCGAAGACCTTGCCGCCATTCTGGTACACGAAGGTCGGCCACTTGTTGTTCTCGAGCACCACGCCGTAGCGCGACACGCGGCTGCCGTCGCGCTTGGTGAGCTTCAAGGCGGCGCTGCGGAGATCAGCCCACTTCCACGCGTCGGTGGGGTACGGCACCTTGGCCTCGTCGAAGGCGTCTTTGTTGTAGTACAGCACCATGGTGTCGTTGTCGCGCGGAATCGAGTACAGCCCGCCCTTGTATTTGTGGATGGCCAGGAATTCCGGATTGAACTGGTTGATCGGGAACTTGTCTTTGGAGATCAGAGAGTCAAGCTGGAGGAGCTGGCCGCGGCTGGCGTAGGTGGGCACGTTGGTGATGAACATGACGTCCGGCCCGGCCTTCGCCGCGAGCTGGGCGTCGAGTTTCGTCCAGTAGCCGGACCACGGGGTCTGCTGGTACGTCACCTGGATGTCCGGGTGCGAGGCGTTGAAGTTCTTGACGATCTCCAGGAAGGGCGGCGCCTCGGCCGGATCGCCCCAGAAGGAGAAGACCAGGTTCGTGGCGGCCGACGCGGACGTGCTCAGGAGCAGGCTCGACAGGATGACCAGGGACGCTGTTTTCATAGGAGACCTCCAGCCCGGAAGGGCGCGGAACGTTCAGGCGAGGGCGTCAGGTGGGGTGCGGCGGCTCAGTTCGTCCAGCAGGTCGGTCGTGGCGCGGGCGGCCGCCATCTGCACGGCGCCCTGCACGACGGCGCCGCCTGGATCCTGGGCGATGGACAGTTCAGGAGCGAACGGGAGGGTGCGCCTCAGTTCCTCCTGAAGCGCGGGGAGCTGCGTGAACAGGCGGCGGCCGATGCGGCCCCCGATCACGATGCGGGCGGGGTCGAGGGTCAGGGTGAGGATCTGCAGCACGGTCAGCAGACCATCCACGAAGGGCCGGGCGGCGGCGCGGCCGAGGATGGCCGGGTCGCGCCCGGCGAGCAGTGGCCGGAGCTGGTCGGGCGTCAGACCCAGCAGGGCGGCCAGGCCCGCTTCGGACAGCACGCCCTCGAGGTTCTGGCCGCGCGCATCGGGCAGGTAGCCGAGTTCGCCGGCGCGGCCCTGGTGTCCGGTCAGCAGCTCGCGGCCCTGGGTGATGCCAACGCCAAAGCCGCTGCCGATCGAGACGAAGGCGAGCGACTCGCCAGGCCGTGCCTCGCTCACGGCGGCGAGGTTCACGTCGTTGTGCAAAGAGGTGGGGAGCGGCAGGGCGCGCCGGAGATCGTCCAGGGTAGCGGCGTCCTCGAGTTCCGGCAGGTTGGGGGCGTGGGACACCACGGGGCCGCGCACCACGCCGGGCAGGCCGACCGCCAGGGCATGCACCGGCCCGGCGCCGTGGGCCGCGCCCAGTTCGTCCAGCGCGCGCGCCAGGGTGACGCCGAGGGTTCCGGTGTCCCACGCGTAGCTGCGCTGCTCGATGAGGTCACCGTGCAGGTCGCCGATGCCGACGCGCACGTCCCCGACATCGACCTCCGCGCCGGCCACCAGCCGGAAGCGGCGGTTCATGTTGACCAGCGTGGGCGGACGGCCGACGCTGGGGCGGCCCTGCCCGAGTTCGGCGAGCACCCCCAATTGCAACAGCTGATCGATGGCCGCCGACGTCGCCGGTTTGGAGCGCCGAACCTGGCGGGCCAGCTCGGCCCGTGAGGAGGGGCCATGCTGGCGGATGTAGGTGATCACCTGCTGAGCCGTATTCACGGTATCTCCCGACGACCTGCCCGGATCCTGCGACTTAGTTAGGGAACTTGTCAGAAATGGTAGTCCCGCAGGGCGGCGCGTGTCAATGCGGGGATGGTTCCGGCCGTTGAAGGGTCAGGGTGCAGGCCATTCGACCTGCGCCCCCGCGATCCTGTCCCCGGCATATAGTTAGGACACCTTCAATTCACCGGGGCCGGTGGCCCACAGGAGGACGTCCGTTGAGCACCGAGCCGAGCCGTCAGCACGCCCCACACCGTTCGGGCACCGTCCTCGCGCTCGACATGGGCGGCACCCACCTGCGGCACGCCGTGGCCATGGGCGACCCCGACGTGCCGCTCCGGGCTGAGCGGGAGCCGAGCGAGGCGCACGACCCGGAGCGGCAGATCCGACAGCTGGTGCAGGCCGTGCACCATGACGTCGGCCCCCTGCACCACGTGGTCATTGGCCTGCCGGGAGTGGTGCATGAGGGCCGGATGTTCGACGCGCCGAACCTGCCATCCCTCCAGGACGCCTCGGCGCTCGAACGCCTGGGCGCCGCTCTCCCCTGCCCGGTGACGTTCATGAACGACTGCAATCTGGCCGCGCTGGGAGAAGGGGTGGACGACCTGGCGTTCATCGCCATCGGCACCGGGCTGGGCTGCGGCCTGATCCGGGGGGGCCGCGTGATGACCGGCGCGCACGGCCAGGCGGGCGAGCTGGGCCTGCTGCCCCTGCCAGACGGCAGCGTGCTCGAAGACCTGCTGTCTGGCCCGGGCCTCCAGCGGCGTCACCTCCAGTACGGTGGCACCGGGGACGCCCTGAGCGACCCCGGCAGCGCCGGGGAACGCACGCGCCGCGACGCCCAGGCGGCGCTGGTCTATCTGCTGCAGGTGCTCACCCTCAGCGTCGATCCGGCGGCCATCGTGTTCGGCGGTGGCGTGGGCCTGCACGTGCCACAGCTGATCGACGCGGCCTGGACCGAGGTTCACGCCCGGCTCCGTCACGTTCCGCGGCCCACCCTCAGCCGTCATGGTGACAACGCGGCCCTGGTCGGGGGCCTGTACCTGGCGCGGACGGCCGCAGGAGGCCAGCATGGATAAAGCGGATCAGGCGTATCAGGAAGCGGTGAAGGTATTGCGCGACTGCGCCTCGCCACTGGGCCTCAAGGCCAGCGCGCTGGGCAGCGGCTACCCGCAGGTCTGGGCCCGGGACGCGCCGATCACGGCCCTGGGCGCGCTGATGACCGGCGACGACGCCCTCACGCAGGCGGCGCGGGTCAGCCTCCAGACGCTCGGCGCCCACCAGAGCGCGCTGGGCATGATTCCCCTGAACGTCGACACGCGCACCGGGTCGGTCACGACCGAGAATGCCGGGGCCATCGACGCGAACATGTGGTTTTTGCTCGGCCACCACGCGCACTGGCAGGCCACGCAGGACACGGCTTTCCTGCGGGAGTCCTGGCCACAGCTGCGCGCGGCGCTGACGTGGCTGGAGTACCAGGACATGAACGGCTGCGGCCTGCTGGAAGCGCCGGAAGCGGCCGACTGGGCCGACCTGTACGCCACGCGCTACAACACCCTGTACGCCAATGCGCTGTATGTCGGCACTCTGGAGGCCGCCGCCCGGCTGGCCGGGGCCGTGCAGGAGGACGGCCAGCCCTGGCTCGACCGCGCGGCCGACGTCAGGCGCAAGATCAACCTCGTGTTGTGGCTCGACCGCCCCTGGGACGGTCACGCCTTCGGACAGCAGCTCGAGGGCCTGAAGGCCCTGCGGCTGGAATGGTTCCTGCTGTACCAGAACACGGCCACCCTGACGGAGAAACCGTATTACCTCTCGTGGGCCGGATTCCGGGAGTTCGGGGACACCTTCGACGGCTTCGGCAACATGCTTGCCATCCTGTTCGGCATCGCGGACGCATCCCAGACGGCACGTATTCTCGACTACGCCTACGCGGCCGGAACCGACGCCCCCGCACCGCTCAAGGCTTTCTTCCCGCCGATCTATCCGGGCGACCGCGACTGGCGCGAGTATTACCGCAGCCGCAACCTGAACCTGCCCGACCAGTACCACAACGGCGGGATCTGGCCGTTTCTGGGCGGGTTCTACATCCTGGCGCTGGTGCGCGCGGGCCAGCAGGCGCGGGCCGAGGAAGCGCTGCTGAACCTGGCCGCCGCGAACGAGCTCGGTCGCACCCGGCCGTGGGAGTTCAACGAGTGGCTGCACGGCCGCTCCGGGCGCCCCATGGGCCACCCCCTGCAGGCGTGGTCGGCGGGGATGTACGTGTGCGCGTATCAGGCGGTTCGGTCCGGCATCTTCCCGGCCCTTCCCTTCGCCGCGCGGCCTTGAGCGGAGCGGGAACCTGGGCACTCGCCCGACCAGCGCACCACCGCGGACGCGGTCGCCAGGGTGCCTGGCGACCGCGTGGTTCTATTCTCCGAAATTCGGACAGCCGCCGATCATCACGGGCAGGATCCTGCCCGCAGGATCGTCGAGGCGCTCCTCCTTGGGCCGCTCAGGAAGCGGTCGGGGGCGCAGCTGGGGCCGGACCGGCGCGGGGCGGGCCACCGCTTTACTCCCCGAAGTTCGTGGGGCCGCCGGACACCGTGACGGTGCCGGCCGGCTTCTCGCCGAAGTTCGTGGGGCCGCCGGCGCTCGCCACGCCGACCAGCACCACGCACAGAAGGGCCATACACGTCCGGACTACGGTTGTCTTCATGCGACGTACACTAGGTGGCGATCCGTGTATGAAAGGAATTCCCGTGTGAGTCAGGCACAACGCCTCTTCGAGGCCCGGCAGTACGAGGCCGTGGTCACACTGCTGCTCGGCCACGCGAAAGGAGCGCGGGAGGGGGCCCTGCTGGGGATCGCCCTGATCCGCGTGGGCCGCCTGGCCGACGCCGAGGTGGCGCTGACCCGCGCGGCCATGCAGGGCGACGCCGAGGCGCAGGTCGAACTCGGGAACGTGCTGCGGCTCCTGGGTCGCTTTGAGGACGCCATCGACTACTTCGAGACCGTGACGCCCACGCTCAGCGGCGAGTTGCAGTTGCGCGCCCTGCGCTGGTGGGGCGTCGCGGAATTCCGCCTGGGCCGCGTTCAGGACGGCCTCAAGCGGGTCGAACGCGCGTGGCATGGGTACCTCGCGCTCGGCGACGGGGAACCGGGCGCGCGGGTGGCCCTGTGCCTCGCGGAGATGCACCGCGTGACCGGCAACGAGAAGCGCGCGCAGGCGCTGCTGACCGAGACGGTGCACGCCCTGCCCGCCGATGAGTACCCGGGGCCGCACGTCGAGGCGCTCAAGCTCCTGCTCGAACTCCACCTGGGCCGTGGTGAATACCGCGAGGCGCGGGTGATCCTCGACCGGGCCAAACTCGTGCTGCCCCAGGCCCACTCGCCCCGGCTCACGGCGCTGCTGCTCGGCAGCGAGGCGGAACTGTGCCGCCTGACACGGGACACGCAGACCTACGGCTGGGTGCTCGAGGAGCTGCGTCCGCTGGCCGACCAGCTCGGCGACCACGACCTGCGGCTGTGGACGCTCTCACGGCTGGCGGAGCTGTACAGCCTGCACGGTCAGCATGGCAAGGCCCTGGAGGCGCTGCTCAGTTTCGGCAGCATGCCGGCCGACTGGCCCGCCGAGCTGGTCGCCACGCACGGCATCCTGCAGCGGCGCCGGGGCGACCTGCGCGGCGCACAGGAGAGCCTCACGCGCGCGGCCGGCCTGCTGCGCGCCGCCGGACGCATTCCGGAGCTGTGCCGGGTGCAGCTGCATGCGGCGGCGGCCGCGCTGCGCTGCGGAGATGATCCAGGCCAGGCGGTCGTCCCCGCCCTGACCGAGGCGGTCACGCACCTGCTGCGGTTGAGGCAGCTCGGCGAGTTCACGCCGGATTTCGAGGAACTCAGCGAACTGCTGCACTACGCGCTGCTGGAACCGGACACGGCCACCCTGATGGAACCGTTCCTGGAGCACCTGGCGGATCTGTCCGGCGTTCCCCGACCGCCCGAGAGCGGCATGACGCTGCTGAACGTGAAGACGCTGGGCCGGCAAGCCGTGTTCAAGGACGGCATCGAGGTGACCTTCACGCGCAAGGGCTGCGTGCCCCTGCTGGTATACCTGGCGCTCAATCCCGGCCGAACCCGCGTGGAAATCCAACTCGACCTGTGGCCCGACAAGGACGCGGCCACCGCCGGCTCCTACGTGCGGCAGTGCATCAAGGAGGTGCGTGACCGGCTGGGGCACGGACTGATCCAGCACCAGGGGCCGCACCACGCGCCGTGGTACCGCCTGGGTCCGGAGGTGCACGTCGAACTCGACCTCACCCACCTGCTCGACGCGGTCGACCGCCGTGAGACGGCGCGGGCGCTGGCCCTGTACCGTGGGGACTTCCTACCTGGCGCGGACGCCAGCGAGTGGGTGGACACCAAACGCGACGCGCTGCGCTACGCCCTGACCTTCGAACTGAGCGCGCAGATGGTCCGGGCGCAGAGCCAGCACGACCACCGGCGGGTCGTGCTGC is a genomic window containing:
- a CDS encoding amylo-alpha-1,6-glucosidase; amino-acid sequence: MDKADQAYQEAVKVLRDCASPLGLKASALGSGYPQVWARDAPITALGALMTGDDALTQAARVSLQTLGAHQSALGMIPLNVDTRTGSVTTENAGAIDANMWFLLGHHAHWQATQDTAFLRESWPQLRAALTWLEYQDMNGCGLLEAPEAADWADLYATRYNTLYANALYVGTLEAAARLAGAVQEDGQPWLDRAADVRRKINLVLWLDRPWDGHAFGQQLEGLKALRLEWFLLYQNTATLTEKPYYLSWAGFREFGDTFDGFGNMLAILFGIADASQTARILDYAYAAGTDAPAPLKAFFPPIYPGDRDWREYYRSRNLNLPDQYHNGGIWPFLGGFYILALVRAGQQARAEEALLNLAAANELGRTRPWEFNEWLHGRSGRPMGHPLQAWSAGMYVCAYQAVRSGIFPALPFAARP
- a CDS encoding amidohydrolase family protein encodes the protein MKIIDAHVHYGHWDRLTTRGAEDGFLEEMAEVCEQVGIVKIGLLANPGRGNDALARALEQRPDLVIAMGRLDLDRDPPSLVEDFYQRGFHGIKVIGVSKNYDDEAYYPYYEQAQARGLRMLFHTGILGGPVDYLMGAQEDAWKAPPEGAAEEALVQQLGRQIRTRPYGFSSARMQPIYLDTIAFYFPEMFIIGAHLGWPDYRTACAIARWRPRLYFDVSGGDVVHHHIVEGGYIGKEISPRKLVYGSDSDLNRIAGDVARWKAAFDAMGLSADDQERIFYKNAAHIFGIDGA
- a CDS encoding ROK family protein; this encodes MNTAQQVITYIRQHGPSSRAELARQVRRSKPATSAAIDQLLQLGVLAELGQGRPSVGRPPTLVNMNRRFRLVAGAEVDVGDVRVGIGDLHGDLIEQRSYAWDTGTLGVTLARALDELGAAHGAGPVHALAVGLPGVVRGPVVSHAPNLPELEDAATLDDLRRALPLPTSLHNDVNLAAVSEARPGESLAFVSIGSGFGVGITQGRELLTGHQGRAGELGYLPDARGQNLEGVLSEAGLAALLGLTPDQLRPLLAGRDPAILGRAAARPFVDGLLTVLQILTLTLDPARIVIGGRIGRRLFTQLPALQEELRRTLPFAPELSIAQDPGGAVVQGAVQMAAARATTDLLDELSRRTPPDALA
- a CDS encoding sugar ABC transporter substrate-binding protein, with the protein product MKTASLVILSSLLLSTSASAATNLVFSFWGDPAEAPPFLEIVKNFNASHPDIQVTYQQTPWSGYWTKLDAQLAAKAGPDVMFITNVPTYASRGQLLQLDSLISKDKFPINQFNPEFLAIHKYKGGLYSIPRDNDTMVLYYNKDAFDEAKVPYPTDAWKWADLRSAALKLTKRDGSRVSRYGVVLENNKWPTFVYQNGGKVFDDPLNPTKFMLNDAKGTAAIQFIADLINKDKVAPAFQEMAQIGDSTQLFSSGQAAMVMTNAARLTTFKSAPFKWAVAPLPAGPTGVRANTVGGAGFGINANTQHKAEAWTFLQYLAGAQGQTIFAKGGGAVPAMNLNKTVTGAFNVPFENVFLAESNRQGVYPNFAKYVQISNTLLNPALDTVWNGESTAQAALSKIAPDVDQLLK
- a CDS encoding ROK family protein, whose translation is MSTEPSRQHAPHRSGTVLALDMGGTHLRHAVAMGDPDVPLRAEREPSEAHDPERQIRQLVQAVHHDVGPLHHVVIGLPGVVHEGRMFDAPNLPSLQDASALERLGAALPCPVTFMNDCNLAALGEGVDDLAFIAIGTGLGCGLIRGGRVMTGAHGQAGELGLLPLPDGSVLEDLLSGPGLQRRHLQYGGTGDALSDPGSAGERTRRDAQAALVYLLQVLTLSVDPAAIVFGGGVGLHVPQLIDAAWTEVHARLRHVPRPTLSRHGDNAALVGGLYLARTAAGGQHG